The Pyrus communis chromosome 8, drPyrComm1.1, whole genome shotgun sequence region CATTTATGCAAGCACAAAAAGGATTTCCTAAATGCCAGAGTTTGCAAATGCAAATTTAAAGGACAATCAAAATATATTGAGGCCAAGCCCTTGGGTTTAGCCCTAGTGGTAAGGGAGGGAGGGTGGTGCAATATATTAGGATTAAAAAAATTCCAAGGTTCAGTTCCCTCCAATGTACCCACCAAAAGAAAATACCCAGGCCTATATAAATATGAGGAAGGATTAGTCCTGGTGAAAAAGAAACAGAGTACATGAATCAGACCTTGTACTTGTCTTTCACTTCAGAAACTGAAAAGGATATTTCCAGCTTAGCCTGTCCATCAAATTTAGAGGACTGCAAAGAgaaacaaataataattaagTAAGCTATGTCAAGAGGAGAAACAACATCTAGCTTAAGTtgcttaatttcttatttaaaaaAGTTCATCACAACAAAGCAGCAATCAAATGTCCAATTATTGTACCTATCTGTTGATCCAGGAAAACAGCAGGAAAACTACGAGTAACATGTATTCAGTCCATGTGATACTTGTAAACTAATTAAAGGAAAAATGAGGATCAAAATTCACATGTACAATGTTTGCAACCACACGAATCTACTTGGGAACAAAAAGGGATAGACATCGAGAACCTCAAGGAACAAGGAAGAGCAATCTGGAAACAAATGGAAAGAAACAGTGTAGGACAACAGTTTCGAACCAACCAGAAAACCCAATCGAAGAATACAAAAACTGAATAAAAAGCTTGAATAGGGCACTAGTACATAGGCAAAACCAATCTACAGCGTTATGCAATTCCTTGACATTTTACGATGTAATATTTACGGAAGCATGATTGCCATAAGGGATGTTCAACAAAAGTAGTGCGATTGCAAACTATACAGAAGTATCTCAGAGCCCACCTAGCATCATGTAAAAGAAATCCAAGAGATATACAAATAAAGATATGTTTACCCACTCCAAAAGAGCATCTGCATACCTTTGCTTTCTTCGGACTGCTTTCCtctatttcattttcattttcatcaacttcacGAACCTATGTAAGCAAAACATAACAAATCACCATATGAACTTCCCTTTGCAAATCAAAGCTAATTAGGAAGACAAAAACATAGCAtgtttaccctttttccttgagaaCTTTGCCTTCCTTCAATCGCATATTTACTTTCGTTGGTATCCTGaaagattcaattttattttcaaaaaagaaaagaaaaacggtTTTGTAAATAAGACATTATGATCTGTCAGATtcaccaagaaaatgaaaaaccaaaatcaaacaaaGAGACTAAAGAGTTCATTTCAGCATGAATTGTGCCCACTTAAAAGGTTGGAATTCATCTGACAAGTTCCCTTTAATATACAATAATAACAAATGTAATGCATTTGAGTAAGAGAAAATATTTGTCTTTTCTGTATAGTTTTTGAGTTAATTGCTAGGCTAGAATATGTGTGCCATAATGCCATTTAATTTAGGgcattattttttggttttggttcttCTTTGCAGGTTAGGTACGTAATTGATCCTTGTGGTTCActctaattttccttttaagtACTGTGGTTTCAAGTTTGTTAATATAATCATTGGGATCTACTTATGTTACTAATCTTAGTTCTGTGAATTGGTAAACTTTCCACATGGTGTGCAGGGGCCCCATAGTCTTTTATTGTTCAATCTCACTTGACAATTGAAATAACACCAATTTCACTCCAAGTAAACCCAGAAACTTGGGTTGCAATACCCTTTTCCCCAAGAAATTGTGTTCTAAGGCCTAAGCAGCATTCTTCCAACTTATTAAGTGAGTTTAGACATGGAAAGGATATAATGCCACTGCACATGATGGGCATTGGACACAAAGTTATACTAATTCACGAGAATTGAGCATTTGACCAAAATTGTTAACAGAAGTAAATCACAAAGGTAAAGTTaacaaaattgaacaaaaagtgACAAATATGATAAATCACAGGGACCATTTGAAACTTTTGGCTTTTCATATATGTGATGCTCGATAACCTTAGGTACCTAGGCTGTTCTATCTCTTGTTCTCCACCAATCGTTTACTTTATGCAAACTCAGTTTTAGCCTCAATGTTGCACAAAAGTGTTCACAATTTTGCAACAGTTTGTTCCCCTACTGAGAGAATCCTGGTCGGGTTTCAGTCCTTACATCTATTGATGATTCCATAGACTGATATAAATCATTCAAATGAACCTAAAATCAGCAGAAACTGTGTGCATATTGATTTTCCGAACTTATTGAATGTTTTACTTGTCACAAAGGCCAATGTCTTACGTACATTAATATTAGTCTCTCTTTTCCCCAAATTCACAATCGAAAGCGCGATATGACAGAAAATCAACCTGTACCTCCTCTTGAGATTCATGTGACGCACCCACTAACTTCTTCAAAGCCTCCTGATCACTGCTCTGAAAACATAACAAAGTGAGAGAAACAATCAAATGGAGTAGAAACCCATTTCTGCTAAACCAATTTGCACTCTTCCACTCCGAGTTCATGTTTGCTTGCAGAGAAAATtccgaaaaagaaaaggaaaatgaagttcaaaaatttgattcacgtttataaaaacaaatttcaatgcTTTGCACTTTTAAACTCAGCTTCgaattcaaaaaaacaaaaaaaaaacacttaggGTTGAAAGTAATTTGGCTACATTCATCATTTTCGAAGGTTTTTAATTGAAGATCAGACAAAGCCTTACTTCAAAATATTCATCCTCtcaatttcatttttccttaaaaaaacagaagctttaattaattaattaattaattcccattaaccaaacaaagaaaatcccaaACTGCAAATCGATCAAACCTTCAAAGACTGAAACCCTTTAATCTTCTCAACCGAAGCAACCAAGTCGGACCCAAAATTGAAGCAATCCAAATGGTGCCATTTGGTCACATCGAAACCTTTAGGGTCTCTGCTGACCAACCCCAGCCGCAGAGCCTGGGCGGCGATCGGTTCCGAGCACTTTTTGCACGATGACCTCTTCGACTTCGCGTACTCCACCGCTAATTTGGTCGAAGAAGAAGCCGACATTGGTAGTGTGTGGAGGCCGACACAAGCGAAACGTTTCGGGGTGTGGAAATTGACGAAACGTGTCGGAGAGGGTTTcggggaattagggtttttggggAGGAAGGGAATCAGGCGGGTGAAGATAGAGTTGCAGGTGGGTATGGTTAGCATTGGAAGTTGGGTAACTGGGGTTTTAGGGATTTCCCGCCATCATTAAGTGCATGCAAGAACAAGAGAAAAGCAATAGAttccaaagaaaaataattttgtcACGTCATATTTCCCATTCCGATGTGACATtctattaatttatatttttttttgttaaataaatcGCGTAGTCAACCGTTATATGATGACATAATTGTAAGAAGGAAAAGAATCATCTCTGGATCTCTTTCTCATAATTCATCAATTTCGAAGATTTGAggtattgaaatttgatcaaatagtTGAAataattataactttaaagttgGCCCCTATTTGTAACtgtttgatcaattttcaatgatTTAGATCCTCGAACTTTGTAGATTAGGTTATAAGAAAATCGCTTCTTTCGAAGTTTTGACATTCTGCCAATTTCTacgtttttgttaaattaatcgAGTGGTAAACCATTATATTTTGACCTAATTGTAAGAGATCCTCTTCTGAACTCCCTGAGGCCGTATTCATATTGGGAGTAGGTCCAATAGATTAACCAAACAGACTACTTAACAAAATGTTTAAATGATCGAATCTAAAAATATTGGTGGATTCAAAAAAGTTTGTGTGGAAGGTGATTCTAAACTTGTTATTGATGCAATTAAAGGGTTCTGAGTGACTCCTTGGCAATTGAGGAACTTTATTGAAGATATCAAGTGATTGGCGTCTCCGTTTGGTACCATTTCATAGATAAAGCCATATCTACAAAGAGACAAATTCTTGGCGGATCCCTAACacgagttttatttttaataatttccaTGTTTGGTATAAGACTCTGTCGTCTGTGGCAAGAAATGCCTTTCTGTTCGACTATATTGGAATTGATT contains the following coding sequences:
- the LOC137742767 gene encoding polynucleotide 3'-phosphatase ZDP isoform X2; the encoded protein is MLTIPTCNSIFTRLIPFLPKNPNSPKPSPTRFVNFHTPKRFACVGLHTLPMSASSSTKLAVEYAKSKRSSCKKCSEPIAAQALRLGLVSRDPKGFDVTKWHHLDCFNFGSDLVASVEKIKGFQSLKSSDQEALKKLVGASHESQEEDTNESKYAIEGRQSSQGKRVREVDENENEIEESSPKKAKSSKFDGQAKLEISFSVSEVKDKYKDATLSPKWKAFQTIIFLERDEGLHDSSKIAAFDFDGCLANTNVKRVGPDAWSLMYPSIPDKLQSLYKDGYKLVIFTNESNIERWKNKRQVAVDSKIGRLNNFIEQVKVPIQVFIACGLGKVGKADDPFRKPKPGMWHVLEQHFNSGISIDMDQSFYVGDAAGRQKDHSDADIKFAEAVGVKFYVPEEYFGV
- the LOC137742767 gene encoding polynucleotide 3'-phosphatase ZDP isoform X1, yielding MLTIPTCNSIFTRLIPFLPKNPNSPKPSPTRFVNFHTPKRFACVGLHTLPMSASSSTKLAVEYAKSKRSSCKKCSEPIAAQALRLGLVSRDPKGFDVTKWHHLDCFNFGSDLVASVEKIKGFQSLKSSDQEALKKLVGASHESQEEVQDTNESKYAIEGRQSSQGKRVREVDENENEIEESSPKKAKSSKFDGQAKLEISFSVSEVKDKYKDATLSPKWKAFQTIIFLERDEGLHDSSKIAAFDFDGCLANTNVKRVGPDAWSLMYPSIPDKLQSLYKDGYKLVIFTNESNIERWKNKRQVAVDSKIGRLNNFIEQVKVPIQVFIACGLGKVGKADDPFRKPKPGMWHVLEQHFNSGISIDMDQSFYVGDAAGRQKDHSDADIKFAEAVGVKFYVPEEYFGV